In Haloterrigena turkmenica DSM 5511, a single genomic region encodes these proteins:
- a CDS encoding DUF2243 domain-containing protein, which yields MATADSLRRRLLLAGGTIGFGFGAVVDTVLFHLTLQTHHLLSGYYDPYSLDGYRTNVFFDGLFLIATLTITCVGFGLLWRVVNGTDRRFSTTYLLGSILVGAGVFNVFDGIVDHYVLDLHNVVHGTEAWNPHWVVVSVVMLALGLGLLRVADGAVRPRNADAGHLE from the coding sequence ATGGCGACGGCTGACAGCCTGCGACGGCGACTCCTGCTTGCGGGGGGAACGATCGGCTTCGGATTCGGCGCCGTCGTCGACACCGTGCTCTTCCACCTCACGTTACAGACCCACCACCTCCTGTCGGGCTACTACGACCCGTACAGCCTCGACGGCTACCGGACGAACGTGTTTTTCGACGGGCTGTTCCTGATCGCCACGCTCACCATCACGTGCGTCGGCTTCGGACTGCTCTGGCGCGTGGTCAACGGCACGGACCGCCGCTTCTCGACGACGTACTTGCTCGGCTCGATCCTCGTCGGCGCGGGCGTGTTCAACGTCTTCGACGGGATCGTCGACCACTACGTGCTCGACCTGCACAACGTCGTCCACGGGACCGAAGCGTGGAACCCCCACTGGGTCGTCGTCAGCGTCGTCATGCTCGCACTCGGGCTGGGCCTCCTGCGAGTGGCCGACGGCGCCGTTCGCCCGAGAAACGCCGACGCCGGGCACCTAGAGTGA
- a CDS encoding iron transporter: MRRRTALATGSSLLAGLSAGCLETFRREDAWRELVVDPPEGVYVPPHADGMVTYGTATAGGREIALLASRPHSFWIVTDAERNRADIRSRHDVHLMVTVRDAETGTFVPASVRTAIRTRGDATDARDDTADATNAADATVDERSLWPMLSQRMGPHYGDNVSLEGDGPYTVTIRVGATTADAIGGIADGLEAETSVEIDFEFRTDEIENVERRLIDEDEGRGEANALEPMDHAVSSGHGDDRTHEQSGVLGSETSGDIEYTATLLGADRSGADRPTLAVTARTAYNAYPLPFASLSAAVSRDGERVASAQLEAALDARLGHCYRTAVEPILVEDGHELAIDLETPPQVARHEGYETAFLEGDSVTMALDAP; encoded by the coding sequence ATGCGACGACGTACGGCGCTCGCGACCGGTAGCTCCCTCCTCGCAGGACTGTCGGCCGGCTGTCTCGAGACGTTTCGGCGGGAGGACGCCTGGCGCGAACTCGTCGTCGATCCGCCCGAGGGCGTCTACGTCCCGCCCCACGCTGACGGGATGGTGACCTACGGGACCGCGACCGCCGGCGGACGCGAGATCGCCCTGTTGGCGTCCCGCCCGCACTCCTTTTGGATCGTCACCGACGCCGAACGCAATCGGGCGGACATCCGTTCCCGCCACGACGTCCACCTGATGGTGACCGTCCGCGACGCCGAGACCGGGACTTTCGTCCCGGCGTCGGTGCGGACGGCGATTCGGACACGCGGCGACGCGACAGACGCTCGCGATGACACCGCCGACGCCACTAACGCCGCCGACGCCACAGTCGATGAGCGATCGCTCTGGCCGATGCTCTCTCAGCGGATGGGCCCCCACTACGGCGATAACGTCTCGCTCGAGGGCGACGGCCCGTACACCGTGACGATTCGAGTCGGGGCGACGACCGCGGACGCGATCGGCGGCATCGCCGACGGTCTCGAGGCTGAGACGAGCGTCGAAATCGACTTCGAGTTCCGGACCGACGAGATCGAGAACGTGGAGCGCCGGTTGATCGACGAAGACGAGGGCCGCGGCGAGGCCAACGCGCTCGAGCCGATGGACCACGCCGTCAGTTCCGGACACGGTGACGACCGAACCCACGAGCAGTCCGGGGTCCTCGGCAGCGAGACGAGCGGCGACATCGAGTACACCGCGACGCTCCTCGGCGCCGATCGATCCGGAGCGGACCGGCCGACGCTCGCGGTGACGGCGCGAACGGCCTACAACGCGTATCCGCTCCCCTTTGCCTCGCTCTCCGCGGCGGTCTCCCGAGACGGCGAGCGAGTCGCGAGCGCGCAACTCGAGGCGGCGCTCGACGCCCGGCTCGGCCACTGCTACCGGACGGCCGTCGAGCCGATCCTCGTCGAGGACGGCCACGAACTCGCGATCGACCTCGAGACGCCGCCGCAGGTGGCCCGCCACGAGGGGTACGAAACCGCGTTTCTCGAGGGCGATTCGGTGACGATGGCGCTCGACGCGCCCTAA
- a CDS encoding prefoldin subunit beta — protein sequence MQGNLPPEAQEKIEQLQDLQETAQQVAVQKQEAESNLTEAENALEELDEIDAETPMYRKVGELLVETEYDEAEEDLEEKVDSLEIRLETLEKQEERVQDQFEELQDELEELLGGAGGGMGGPAGPGGPGAGGA from the coding sequence ATGCAGGGTAATCTGCCGCCGGAAGCACAAGAGAAAATCGAACAGCTTCAGGACCTTCAGGAGACCGCACAGCAGGTCGCCGTCCAGAAGCAGGAAGCCGAATCGAACCTCACCGAAGCCGAGAACGCTCTCGAGGAGCTCGACGAGATCGACGCCGAGACGCCGATGTACCGAAAGGTCGGCGAACTGCTCGTCGAGACCGAGTACGACGAGGCCGAGGAGGACCTCGAAGAGAAGGTTGACTCCCTCGAGATCCGACTCGAGACCCTCGAGAAGCAGGAAGAGCGCGTTCAGGATCAGTTCGAGGAGCTCCAGGACGAGCTCGAGGAACTGCTCGGCGGCGCCGGCGGCGGCATGGGCGGCCCGGCCGGTCCGGGCGGTCCGGGCGCAGGCGGCGCGTAA
- a CDS encoding DUF3194 domain-containing protein, with product MSTDEPTDEEVVQTASDAAEGYVFSQYKQSAVRDLDVTVTFEDGVLEVDVYLNAPGGPDEDDPDPERVADDAALVARNAVDELFGE from the coding sequence ATGTCGACTGACGAACCGACTGACGAGGAGGTCGTCCAGACGGCCTCCGACGCTGCGGAAGGCTACGTCTTCTCGCAGTACAAGCAATCGGCGGTGCGCGATCTCGACGTCACCGTCACCTTCGAGGACGGCGTCCTCGAGGTCGACGTCTATCTGAACGCGCCCGGAGGACCGGACGAGGACGATCCCGACCCCGAACGGGTCGCCGACGACGCCGCGCTCGTCGCGCGGAACGCCGTCGACGAACTGTTCGGCGAGTAA
- a CDS encoding NmrA/HSCARG family protein: MTSVLVTGATGNQGGSVVDHLLASETEFDVSGLTRDASSERAQELADRGVTMVEGDLNDKESLAPHVAEVDAVFAVTNFWTEGYDGQVQQGKNLAEVASEEGVEQFVFSGVGSHERDTGVPHFDSAWEIDQYAQELDLPLTVLQPVFFFQNLEAFAEDVVEDGQLALPLEEGVSLQMIDTDDVGRAAAVALANPDEFVGERIELAGDEKTLAETAETLSEVTGENVEPVHVPIEDAYESFGEEFTVMCEWFNEVGYDADIGALEERFGFAFTDLESYLRENGWEDKDGMASVPGWVKAMQ; encoded by the coding sequence ATGACCAGCGTACTCGTCACCGGCGCGACCGGCAATCAGGGCGGCTCGGTTGTCGACCACCTGCTGGCGTCAGAGACCGAGTTCGACGTCTCCGGACTGACGCGGGACGCCTCGAGCGAACGGGCGCAGGAACTCGCCGACCGCGGCGTGACGATGGTCGAAGGCGACCTGAACGACAAGGAGTCGCTGGCGCCCCACGTCGCCGAGGTCGACGCCGTCTTCGCGGTCACCAACTTCTGGACGGAGGGGTACGACGGCCAGGTCCAACAAGGGAAGAACCTCGCCGAGGTCGCGAGCGAGGAAGGCGTCGAGCAGTTCGTCTTCAGCGGCGTCGGGAGCCACGAGCGCGATACCGGGGTGCCGCACTTCGATTCCGCCTGGGAGATCGACCAATACGCTCAGGAACTCGACCTCCCGCTGACCGTCCTCCAGCCCGTGTTCTTCTTCCAGAACCTCGAGGCCTTCGCCGAAGACGTCGTTGAGGACGGACAGCTGGCGTTGCCCCTCGAGGAGGGCGTCTCGCTCCAGATGATCGACACCGACGACGTCGGCCGCGCGGCCGCGGTCGCGCTCGCGAACCCCGACGAGTTCGTCGGCGAACGGATCGAACTCGCGGGCGACGAGAAGACGCTGGCCGAGACCGCCGAGACACTCTCCGAGGTCACCGGCGAGAACGTCGAACCGGTTCACGTCCCCATCGAGGACGCCTACGAGAGCTTCGGCGAGGAGTTCACCGTCATGTGCGAGTGGTTCAACGAGGTCGGCTACGACGCCGACATCGGCGCGCTCGAGGAGCGATTCGGCTTCGCGTTCACCGACCTCGAGTCGTACCTCCGCGAGAACGGCTGGGAGGACAAAGACGGCATGGCCTCGGTCCCCGGCTGGGTCAAGGCGATGCAGTGA
- a CDS encoding GMP synthase subunit A, producing MTKIVVVDNHGQFTHLERRALRDLGVDTELIDNETPPEDVDADGVVLSGGPDMDRIGRSADYLEEDSPVLGICLGMQLIAEELGGRVGSGEYGGYADVNVEIVDDDDPLTGSLHPETRVWASHADEVKELPDGIELTAKSDVCGVEAMSDTDRDLYGVQWHPEVAHTEEGDEIFENFLEICESQ from the coding sequence ATGACGAAGATCGTCGTGGTGGACAACCACGGACAGTTCACCCACTTGGAGCGCCGGGCCCTTCGCGACCTCGGCGTCGACACGGAGTTGATCGACAACGAGACACCGCCCGAAGACGTCGACGCTGATGGCGTCGTCCTCTCCGGCGGCCCCGACATGGACCGTATCGGCCGCTCCGCCGACTACCTCGAGGAGGACAGCCCGGTACTCGGCATCTGCCTCGGCATGCAACTGATCGCCGAAGAACTCGGCGGCCGCGTCGGCAGCGGCGAGTACGGCGGCTACGCCGACGTGAACGTCGAAATCGTCGACGACGACGATCCGCTGACCGGGTCGCTCCACCCCGAGACGCGCGTCTGGGCGAGTCACGCCGACGAGGTCAAAGAACTGCCCGACGGGATCGAACTCACCGCCAAGAGCGACGTCTGTGGCGTCGAGGCGATGAGCGACACCGACCGCGACCTCTATGGCGTCCAGTGGCACCCGGAGGTCGCCCACACCGAAGAGGGCGACGAGATCTTCGAGAACTTCCTCGAGATCTGCGAGTCTCAGTAG
- a CDS encoding DUF7556 family protein encodes MTLEAESVGSVSVTDGDVVAAIDEIGGQPHLVIADIGRDDVWLSMTERDAVSLDEWR; translated from the coding sequence ATGACACTCGAGGCCGAATCGGTCGGAAGTGTGTCGGTGACCGACGGCGACGTCGTCGCCGCGATCGACGAGATCGGCGGACAGCCACACCTCGTGATCGCCGATATCGGACGGGACGACGTCTGGCTCTCGATGACCGAGCGGGACGCCGTCTCGCTGGACGAGTGGCGATAG
- the pan1 gene encoding proteasome-activating nucleotidase Pan1, whose translation MSDTVDDVDLPYDEDEASQQEKIQALEERLEVLESQNEEMRDKLLDANAENNKYQQKLERLTHENKKLKQSPLFVATVQELTDEGVIIKQHGNNQEALTEVTEEMREDLGPDDRVAVNNSLSIVKTLSNETDVRARVMEVTESPEVSYEDIGGLEEQMQEVRETVEMPLEKPEMFDDVGIDPPSGVLLYGPPGTGKTMLAKAVANETNATFIKMAGSELVHKFIGEGAKLVRDLFDVAREHEPAVIFIDEIDAIAAKRTESKTSGDAEVQRTMMQLLSEMDGFEERGEIRIIAATNRFDMLDRAILRPGRFDRLIEVPKPDAEGREIIFKIHTRGMNVADDVEFGELAEDVEEASGADIKAICTEAGMFAIRDDRTEIRMEDFHSAWDKVQADSDETEDVSKTFA comes from the coding sequence ATGAGCGACACTGTGGACGACGTCGACCTCCCATACGACGAGGACGAGGCGTCCCAACAGGAGAAGATCCAGGCGCTCGAGGAACGGCTGGAGGTCCTCGAGTCGCAAAACGAGGAGATGCGTGACAAGCTCCTCGATGCGAACGCCGAGAACAACAAGTACCAGCAGAAACTCGAGCGACTGACCCACGAGAACAAGAAACTCAAGCAGTCGCCGCTGTTCGTCGCCACCGTCCAGGAGCTCACGGACGAGGGCGTCATCATCAAACAGCACGGGAACAACCAGGAGGCGCTGACGGAGGTCACCGAGGAGATGCGAGAGGACCTCGGCCCCGACGACCGAGTTGCCGTCAACAACTCGCTGTCGATCGTCAAGACGCTCTCGAACGAGACCGACGTCCGCGCCCGCGTGATGGAAGTCACCGAGAGCCCCGAAGTCAGCTACGAGGACATCGGCGGCTTAGAAGAGCAGATGCAGGAGGTCCGCGAGACCGTCGAGATGCCCCTCGAGAAGCCCGAGATGTTCGACGACGTCGGGATCGATCCCCCGAGTGGCGTCCTGCTGTACGGCCCGCCGGGGACTGGCAAGACGATGCTCGCCAAGGCCGTCGCTAACGAGACCAACGCCACCTTCATCAAGATGGCCGGCTCCGAGCTGGTCCACAAATTCATCGGTGAGGGCGCGAAACTCGTCCGCGACCTCTTCGACGTCGCCCGCGAGCACGAGCCCGCGGTCATCTTTATCGACGAGATCGACGCCATCGCCGCCAAGCGGACCGAGTCCAAGACCTCCGGCGACGCCGAGGTCCAGCGGACCATGATGCAACTCCTCTCGGAGATGGACGGCTTCGAAGAACGTGGCGAGATCCGCATCATCGCCGCCACCAACCGCTTCGACATGCTCGACCGCGCGATCCTCCGGCCCGGTCGGTTCGACCGCCTCATCGAGGTCCCCAAGCCCGACGCCGAGGGACGTGAGATCATCTTCAAGATCCACACCCGCGGCATGAACGTCGCCGACGACGTCGAATTCGGCGAACTGGCCGAGGACGTCGAGGAGGCCTCCGGGGCCGACATCAAGGCGATCTGCACCGAGGCCGGCATGTTCGCTATCCGCGACGACCGCACGGAAATCCGTATGGAGGACTTCCACAGCGCCTGGGACAAGGTCCAAGCCGACTCGGACGAGACCGAGGACGTCTCGAAGACCTTCGCCTAG
- a CDS encoding MarR family transcriptional regulator, whose translation MSASESLRQEPEERGTWDDVRELPPSAKLVAKVLEYNDTMTQQQIADETLLPSRTVRYALNRLEEENVIDSRFSFSDARKRLYSLEIES comes from the coding sequence ATGAGTGCTTCAGAATCGCTTCGACAGGAGCCCGAGGAGCGGGGAACGTGGGACGACGTCAGAGAGCTTCCGCCGAGTGCCAAACTCGTCGCGAAGGTCCTCGAGTACAACGATACGATGACCCAACAGCAGATCGCCGACGAGACGCTGCTGCCCTCCCGAACCGTGCGGTACGCCCTGAACCGCCTCGAAGAGGAGAACGTCATCGACTCCCGGTTCTCGTTTTCCGACGCCCGCAAGCGTCTGTACAGCCTCGAGATCGAGTCCTAA
- the mre11 gene encoding DNA double-strand break repair protein Mre11, producing the protein MTRVIHTGDTHIGYQQYNSPQRREDFLEAFRSVVEDAVADDVDAVVHAGDLFHDRRPGLVDLQGTVEILRTLADADIPFLAVVGNHESKRDAQWLDLFADLGLATRLGADPEVVDGVALYGLDFVPRSRRDDLEYAFEPVPDEAEHATLVTHGLFEPFAHADWDTEEVLEASTVDFDAVLLGDNHKPDTAEVLDTWVTYCGSTERASASEREDRGYNLVDFDEDGGVAISRRGLTDTREFVFVDVELEAGEGVDRVQERVRQHDLEDAVVIVTVEGEGKAITPATIEEAAIDRDALVARVNDRRELPDEDEEVSVSFADPDAAVRERVRELGLSDAARSIDETVRDDDLVDSNVRETVERRVRDLLEDDESAFDPAPERAPEDEDVTTVADELVGDNGAGEDSSAAADSESVATNGGEPEATNGGESVATADGDTAETDATKPDAVDSDATESAPAAEDSSEEPTDDSSEEPTDDPADADTASLGDFA; encoded by the coding sequence ATGACGCGGGTTATCCATACGGGCGATACCCACATCGGGTATCAGCAATACAACTCTCCACAGCGCCGGGAGGACTTCCTCGAGGCCTTCCGCTCGGTCGTCGAGGACGCGGTCGCCGACGACGTCGACGCCGTGGTCCACGCCGGCGACCTCTTTCACGACCGGCGCCCGGGACTGGTCGACCTCCAGGGCACCGTCGAAATTCTCCGGACGCTCGCCGACGCTGACATCCCCTTTCTGGCCGTCGTCGGCAACCACGAGTCGAAGCGCGATGCTCAGTGGCTCGATCTCTTCGCGGATCTCGGGCTGGCGACCCGACTCGGCGCCGACCCCGAGGTCGTCGACGGCGTCGCCCTCTACGGACTCGATTTCGTCCCCCGGTCGCGCCGCGACGACCTCGAGTACGCGTTCGAACCGGTTCCCGACGAGGCCGAGCACGCGACGCTCGTGACCCACGGCCTCTTCGAGCCCTTCGCCCACGCTGACTGGGACACCGAGGAAGTACTCGAGGCGTCGACCGTTGACTTCGACGCCGTCCTACTCGGGGACAACCACAAACCCGATACCGCGGAGGTGCTCGACACATGGGTCACCTACTGCGGGTCGACTGAGCGCGCGAGCGCAAGCGAACGCGAGGACCGGGGCTACAATCTCGTGGACTTCGACGAGGACGGTGGCGTCGCGATCAGTCGCCGCGGGCTCACGGACACCCGCGAGTTCGTCTTCGTCGACGTCGAACTCGAGGCCGGCGAGGGCGTCGACCGCGTCCAGGAGCGGGTCCGACAGCACGATCTCGAGGACGCCGTCGTCATCGTCACCGTCGAGGGCGAGGGGAAGGCGATCACCCCCGCGACGATCGAGGAGGCCGCTATCGACCGCGACGCGTTAGTCGCCCGGGTCAACGACCGCCGGGAACTCCCCGACGAGGACGAGGAGGTTTCCGTCAGCTTCGCCGACCCCGACGCGGCGGTCCGCGAGCGCGTCCGGGAACTGGGGCTCAGCGACGCCGCCCGGAGCATCGACGAGACCGTCCGCGACGACGATCTGGTCGACTCGAACGTCCGCGAGACCGTCGAGCGCCGCGTCCGCGACCTGCTCGAGGACGACGAGTCGGCGTTCGATCCCGCGCCCGAACGCGCCCCCGAGGACGAGGACGTGACGACCGTCGCGGACGAACTGGTCGGCGACAACGGCGCAGGCGAAGATTCCTCGGCGGCCGCCGATTCCGAATCGGTAGCCACGAACGGCGGGGAACCCGAAGCCACGAACGGTGGCGAATCCGTAGCAACGGCCGACGGCGACACCGCCGAAACCGACGCCACCAAACCCGACGCCGTCGACTCCGACGCCACCGAATCCGCTCCCGCAGCGGAGGACTCGAGCGAAGAGCCAACGGACGACTCGAGCGAGGAACCGACGGACGACCCGGCCGACGCCGACACCGCTTCGCTGGGTGATTTCGCGTGA
- the rad50 gene encoding DNA double-strand break repair ATPase Rad50 — protein MRVDRVRLLNFKCYGEADLGLERGVTVVHGVNGSGKSTLLEAVFFALYGSKALDDRTLDDVIMTGEEEAEVELWFTHDGREYHVERRLKLRGDRATTTKCVLETPTETFEGARDVRREVTELLRMDAEAFVNCAYVRQGEVNKLIHASPSDRQDMIDDLLQLGALEEYRERASDARLGVKTVLDGQREVLEDLHKQVEQKEEKDLHERLNGLESRRADVREKIDRFEEQREQARQTLETAEDVLERHEETREEIDRLDEEIEELRSKITETERKRENAKDEIRDLESRRETLADEREELLAEVDLEDTDGASDKAVEDRIEDLEARDEELRDELEEVRVAITETNGEIERLREEADDLEGQAADAREEAADLESKLEADEEAIADREGKLEELDEQIEAARERFADAPVDFGDAADHLESLESERDELTGEIGDVTADIRTVENAIEEGERLLEEGKCPECGQPVEDSPHVDVLEEKREERDELEERRDKLEDERDDVDERIERAEDLREAERRVDRLAENRENIEQLLAEKRETLEERREQRDRLREEASEYEDEAAEKRAQADDLEEEIADHRGELGAINTERGEIKESLESLRRIAEIDDERTELAAEVENRRERRDDWQTMNDERRETLSSKRERKRDLESEFDEERIETARGDKENAEQYIAKVDDKLEELEEKRTEIQNAIGAAERELEELEELRDRLDTVENRCDRLESLYDEAETLQATYADLRAELRQRNVETLERLLNETFDLVYQNDSYAGIDLDGEYRLTVYQKDGEALEPEQLSGGERALFNLSLRCAIYRLLAEGVEGSAPMPPLILDEPTVFLDSGHVTQLVSLVESMRDLGVEQIVVVSHDEELVGAADSLVRVEKDATSNRSRLERGEPPEVELLASD, from the coding sequence GTGAGGGTCGACCGCGTCCGCCTGCTGAACTTCAAGTGCTACGGCGAGGCCGACCTCGGCTTGGAGCGGGGCGTCACCGTCGTCCACGGCGTCAACGGCAGCGGGAAGTCGACGCTGCTCGAGGCGGTTTTCTTCGCGCTCTACGGCTCGAAGGCCTTAGACGACCGCACGCTCGACGACGTGATCATGACCGGCGAGGAGGAGGCCGAGGTCGAACTCTGGTTCACCCACGACGGCCGCGAGTACCACGTCGAGCGACGGCTCAAGCTCCGCGGCGATCGAGCCACCACGACGAAGTGCGTCCTCGAGACGCCGACGGAGACGTTCGAGGGCGCCCGCGACGTCCGCCGCGAGGTGACCGAACTCTTGCGGATGGACGCCGAGGCGTTCGTCAACTGCGCGTACGTCCGACAGGGCGAGGTCAACAAGCTCATCCACGCCTCACCGAGCGATCGCCAGGACATGATCGACGACCTCCTCCAGTTGGGAGCGCTCGAGGAGTACCGCGAGCGGGCCAGCGACGCCCGCCTCGGCGTCAAGACCGTCCTCGACGGCCAACGAGAGGTCCTCGAGGACCTCCACAAGCAGGTCGAACAGAAGGAGGAGAAGGATCTCCACGAGCGCCTCAACGGGCTCGAGTCCCGCCGGGCCGACGTTCGTGAGAAGATCGACCGCTTCGAGGAGCAACGCGAACAGGCCCGACAGACCCTCGAGACGGCCGAAGACGTCCTCGAGCGCCACGAGGAGACCCGCGAGGAGATCGACCGGCTCGACGAGGAGATCGAGGAGCTACGGTCGAAGATTACTGAGACCGAACGCAAGCGCGAGAACGCGAAAGACGAAATCCGAGATCTCGAGTCCCGACGGGAGACCCTCGCCGACGAACGCGAGGAGTTGCTGGCCGAGGTGGATCTCGAGGATACGGACGGAGCCAGCGACAAGGCCGTCGAAGACCGAATCGAGGACCTCGAGGCCCGCGACGAGGAGCTTCGGGACGAACTCGAGGAGGTCCGGGTCGCGATCACCGAGACCAACGGCGAGATCGAACGCCTCCGCGAGGAGGCCGACGACCTCGAGGGACAGGCTGCGGACGCCCGCGAGGAGGCCGCCGATCTCGAGTCGAAACTCGAGGCCGACGAGGAGGCCATCGCGGACCGCGAAGGGAAACTCGAGGAGCTCGACGAACAGATCGAGGCGGCGCGCGAACGGTTCGCGGACGCGCCGGTCGACTTCGGCGACGCAGCCGACCACCTCGAGTCCCTCGAGAGCGAACGCGACGAGCTAACCGGCGAGATCGGCGACGTCACCGCCGACATTCGGACCGTCGAGAACGCCATCGAGGAGGGCGAACGCCTCCTCGAGGAGGGGAAGTGTCCGGAGTGTGGCCAGCCCGTCGAGGACTCGCCCCACGTCGACGTCTTAGAGGAGAAACGCGAGGAACGCGACGAACTCGAGGAGCGACGCGACAAACTGGAAGACGAGCGCGACGACGTAGACGAGCGGATCGAACGCGCCGAGGACCTCCGCGAGGCCGAGCGCCGCGTCGACCGCCTCGCGGAGAACCGCGAGAACATCGAGCAGTTGCTCGCAGAGAAACGCGAGACCCTCGAAGAGCGCCGAGAGCAGCGCGACCGACTCCGCGAGGAGGCTTCGGAGTATGAGGACGAGGCCGCAGAGAAACGCGCGCAAGCGGACGATCTCGAGGAGGAGATAGCCGACCACCGCGGCGAGCTCGGCGCGATCAACACCGAGCGCGGCGAGATCAAGGAGTCGCTCGAGTCGCTGCGCCGTATCGCCGAGATCGACGACGAGCGGACGGAGCTCGCAGCCGAGGTCGAGAATCGACGGGAGCGCCGTGACGACTGGCAAACGATGAACGACGAGCGCCGCGAGACGCTCTCGAGCAAACGCGAGCGCAAGCGCGACCTCGAGTCGGAGTTCGACGAGGAGCGTATCGAGACGGCCCGCGGGGACAAGGAAAACGCCGAACAGTACATCGCGAAGGTCGACGACAAACTCGAGGAACTCGAGGAGAAACGCACCGAGATCCAGAACGCCATCGGCGCCGCCGAACGGGAACTCGAGGAGCTCGAGGAGCTCCGGGACCGGCTGGATACCGTCGAAAATCGGTGTGACCGCCTCGAGTCGCTGTACGACGAGGCCGAGACGCTGCAGGCGACCTACGCGGACCTGCGGGCGGAACTGCGCCAGCGCAACGTCGAGACCTTAGAGCGGCTGCTCAACGAGACGTTCGATCTGGTCTATCAGAACGACTCCTACGCGGGGATCGACCTCGACGGCGAGTACCGGCTGACGGTCTACCAGAAGGACGGCGAGGCCTTAGAGCCCGAACAGCTCTCCGGCGGCGAACGAGCGCTCTTTAATCTCAGCCTGCGGTGTGCCATCTACCGGCTGCTCGCGGAGGGCGTCGAGGGATCAGCACCGATGCCGCCGCTGATCTTGGACGAGCCGACGGTCTTCCTCGACTCGGGCCACGTCACGCAACTCGTCTCGCTGGTCGAGTCGATGCGCGATCTGGGCGTCGAACAGATCGTCGTCGTCAGCCACGACGAGGAACTCGTCGGCGCGGCCGACTCGCTGGTCCGCGTCGAGAAAGACGCCACGTCGAACCGCTCGCGACTCGAGCGCGGCGAACCGCCGGAAGTCGAACTGCTCGCGTCGGACTGA
- a CDS encoding DUF7346 family protein, which produces MKSVQDDTGKRYLLLKRSEHASLVRDPRNGNECYVQNDRLEDVDESPLETAARTVSGPVRTLLTTVHDEATLGLLVELAERGPLGVRTILDVDAFCESDLHGRLTVLTSAGLLAETEVAGERGYRITDECRRALEEIGAIDASEDAVEPSSPASSEAPDSAS; this is translated from the coding sequence ATGAAATCCGTCCAAGACGACACCGGCAAACGATACCTGCTTCTCAAGCGATCCGAACACGCGAGCCTGGTGCGCGATCCACGGAACGGCAACGAGTGTTACGTCCAGAACGACCGCCTCGAGGACGTCGACGAGTCGCCCCTCGAGACGGCCGCCCGGACCGTTTCCGGGCCGGTGCGGACGCTGCTGACGACCGTCCACGACGAGGCGACCCTCGGACTCCTGGTCGAACTCGCCGAGCGTGGGCCACTGGGGGTCAGAACGATCCTCGATGTCGATGCCTTCTGCGAGAGCGACCTCCACGGCCGACTGACGGTCCTGACGTCCGCGGGACTGCTCGCTGAGACCGAGGTCGCCGGCGAGCGTGGCTATCGAATCACCGACGAGTGCCGGCGCGCGCTCGAGGAAATCGGCGCGATCGACGCGTCCGAGGACGCGGTCGAGCCCTCGAGTCCCGCCTCGAGCGAGGCACCCGATAGCGCCTCCTAG
- a CDS encoding DUF7322 domain-containing protein, with product MGSDRPDDEHDEYDPEEEFRDPESDSLTIPRVSTEDAGGGIWSDIREDFESEEPAEPDISTDETDVPTELRETFWAMVLFVNGAVLTYALAALFLVFEGATRTAGMLFAIGLACTVFTARRYRHYQRYVDANDDESESDASSDAGDAAAPETNDDT from the coding sequence GTGGGATCCGACCGGCCCGACGACGAACACGACGAGTACGATCCGGAGGAGGAGTTTCGCGACCCCGAGAGCGATTCCCTCACGATTCCCCGCGTGTCGACCGAGGACGCGGGCGGCGGGATCTGGTCGGATATTCGCGAGGATTTCGAGTCCGAGGAGCCCGCCGAACCGGATATTTCGACCGACGAGACCGACGTCCCGACGGAGCTACGCGAAACCTTCTGGGCGATGGTTCTCTTCGTCAACGGGGCGGTGCTCACGTACGCGCTCGCCGCGCTGTTTCTCGTCTTCGAGGGCGCGACGAGAACCGCCGGCATGCTCTTCGCGATCGGACTCGCCTGTACCGTCTTCACCGCGCGCCGGTATCGACACTACCAGCGGTACGTCGACGCCAACGACGACGAATCGGAGTCCGACGCCTCGAGCGACGCCGGAGACGCGGCGGCTCCCGAGACGAACGACGATACATAA